The genomic stretch TGTTGCTGCAAACCCTGTTCCTATTTATGTAACAAATTTTGTTGGAGGAGCTATATCAGGGGCTGTTGTTGCCATGTTTGGCCTTATTAATAATGCAACAGGAACCGCAACTGTTGTAGCAGGATTTGTTGTTATGTATGGATTTAATGACCCCGTTAAAGTAACAATTTGCGTGTTAATCTGCGGAGCGATTGGCATTATATGTGGATTTCTCGGTTCATATGTATTTAGAAACTTTAAAATTACACGCGAAGAAGAAGTCCGCGGAACAAAACATGAAGCAGCGTAGAGAAGCAATCAGGCAGCATATAGTACTATATGCTGTCTCTTTTTGAGAAATAAAAAAACTTCAGTATGCAGAGGAGAGAGTTTATGAGATTTAAATCTGTATTCGATATTATTGGTCCTGTGATGATTGGTCCATCTAGTTCCCATACGGCAGGTGCAGCCCGCATTGGAAGAGTAGCACGTACCATTTTTGGTGTTCAACCTGAGAGCGTTATCATTTCATTATACGGTTCTTTTGCCGAAACATATAAAGGCCATGGCACAGATGTAGCACTTGTTGGTGGCTTGCTTGATTTTGATACGTCAGATACTCGTATTCCGCTGAGCTTAAACTTGGCTAAAGCAGCTAAAATGGATGTTATGTTCATTGAAGAAGAAGCAATAAGCGATCATCCGAACACCGCTCGATTGCAATTAAAAGCAGGTGAAAAGGAAATGGAGATTGTAGGTATTTCTATTGGCGGTGGGACGATTCAAATTGTTGAATTGAACGGTTTTAAACTCAATTTATCTGGAATGAATCCAGCGATTCTTGTGGTACACAACGATCGTTATGGTTCTATTGCAGGAGTTACAAATTTACTTACCAAATATCATGTCAATATTGGCCATATGGAAGTATCGCGCAAAGAAAAAGGAAAAGTAGCGCTAATGGCCATTGAGACAGATGAAAATATTAGTGATGAAGTGATCGAAGAAATTAAAGGACTTCCGAACGTGTTACAAGTTACAAGAATGATGGATTAAAGAAATGGGGGAAACGACATGTTTCGTAATGTAGCAGAATTAGTGGAACTTGCTGAAACACAAGGTAAAAAGATTTCACACATTATGCTTGAACAAGAATGTGAAGTAACAGGATTAACAAAAGAAGAAATTTTAGAAAAGATGAGTCGCAATTTAACAGTGATGGAAGAAGCGGTTGAGCGTGGCTTAAATGGTGTTCAATCTGTTACAGGTTTAACTGGAGGAGACGCTGTTCTTCTACAAAAATATATTAAAACAGGGAAATCACTTGCAGGGGACCTTTTGCTTGATGCTGTAAGCAAGGCCGTTGCGACAAATGAAGTGAATGCTGCAATGGGAACAATTTGTGCAACACCAACGGCAGGAAGTGCGGGTGTTGTGCCTGGTACACTTTTTGCGGTTCAAAACAAACTCCATCCCTCTCGAGAAGAAATGGTTGAGTTTCTTCTTACAGCAGGGGCATTCGGATTTGTTGTAGCTAACAATGCTTCTATTTCAGGAGCGGCAGGAGGGTGTCAAGCAGAGGTTGGTTCTGCAAGTGGGATGGCAGCTGCTGCTATTGTAGAGATGGCAGGTGGAACACCCCAACAATCAGCTGAAGCAATGGCGATTACACTGAAAAATATGTTAGGCTTAGTATGTGACCCTGTTGCAGGTCTAGTTGAAGTACCGTGTGTTAAACGCAATGCAATGGGAGCTAGCAACGCGATGGTGGCAGCGGATATGGCGCTTGCTGGAATTACAAGCCGAATTCCTTGTGATGAGGTCATTGAAGCTATGTTCAAAATAGGTCAAACAATGCCTGTCGCGCTAAAAGAAACTGCGCAAGGAGGGTTGGCGGCAACACCAACAGGTCGCAAACTTCAAGAAAAGATCTTTGGTAGTTCGCTTACGAAAAGTGAATAAATTACAGCAATTATCTATTACAGCTTTAAAAGGGATCGGAGCAGAAACGAATGCATCGCTAAATTCGCTTGGTATTCTATCTGTAGGTGATCTTATTGAATATTTTCCGTATCGTTATGAAGATTACCGTCTTCGTGATTTAGCGGAAGTTAAACATGAAGAAACGGTAACAGTAGAAGGGATAGTACATGGCCCCCCAAATGTGATGTTTTATGGAAAGAAAAAATCACGATTAACTTTTCGCATGCTTGTCGGAAGATATGCCGTAAACGTAACCGCGTTCAATCGCGGTTTTTTGAAAAATAAATTACAGCTAAATGAAACGGTAACAGTAACGGGGAAGTGGGATAAAAATCGTCAAACAATCTCATTAAAAGAATTAAAAGTGGGTCCATTTAAAGCGCAGCAAGAAATCGAGCCCGTCTACTCTGTAAAAGGAAACTTAACTGTTAAGGCACTTCGACGTTTTGTTCGTCAAGCACTTAGCGAATATGGCGAAGAAGTAGCTGAGCTTTTACCAAAATCCCTTTTAGACAAATATCGTCTCCTAGAGCGTGAAGAGGCATTAAAAGTGATTCACCTTCCGAAAACGCACGAGGAACTTAAATATGCAAGACGACGCTTTGTATATGAGGAATTTCTTCTCTTTCAACTGAAAATGCAGGTGCTTAGAAAAAGAGAACGAGAAGGTACAAAAGGAATGAGTCAACATATTCAAGCAAAGGATATTGTAGAGTTTACAAAACAGCTTCCGTTTCCCTTAACAGGAGCACAAAAGCGTGTTGTAAATGAAATATTTGCTGATATGAAGTCACCGTACAGAATGAACAGACTTCTTCAAGGTGATGTTGGATCAGGAAAAACCGTTGTAGCGGCTATTGCGCTTTTCGGTACAGTAAAAGCAGGGCATCAAGGAGCGCTTATGGTACCAACCGAAATATTAGCTGAACAGCATGTTTCATCGTTAAAAGACCTCTTAGGTCGTGTAGGGATTACAGTGGAACTTTTAACAAGCTCTGTCAAAGGGAAACGTCGTCGTGAGCTCTTAGAAAAGGTAGAAAGCGGCGAAGTGGATGTTTTAGTTGGAACACATGCACTTATTCAGGGTGAAGTAATGTTTAAAAAGCTTGGGCTTGTTATTACAGATGAGCAGCATCGATTTGGTGTAAACCAACGTCGAACATTGCGCGAAAAAGGTGAATTTCCAGACGTTTTATTTATGACAGCAACTCCAATTCCTAGAACGCTTGCAATTACGGCTTTTGGAGAAATGGACGTCTCTGTTATTGACGAGATGCCTGCAGGAAGAAAAGCAATTGAAACGTATTGGGTAAAGCATGATATGCTTGAAAGAATTTTGCAGTTCGTGCAAAAAGAGCTTGTGAAAGGCAGACAGGCATATGTAATTTGCCCGCTCATTGAAGAATCAGAAAAGCTCGATGTACAAAATGCTATTGACGTTCATGCAACACTTCAGCAGTATTTTGGGGACAAATGGAATGTAGGTCTTATGCACGGAAAGCTTCATCCAGATGAAAAAGACGAAGTAATGCGGGAGTTTAGCGAAAATAAGACTCAAATTCTAGTTTCAACAACTGTTGTTGAAGTAGGAGTAAACGTTCCGAACGCTACAATGATGGTTATTTATGATGCAGAACGATTTGGCCTTTCTCAGCTTCACCAGCTCCGCGGCCGTGTCGGAAGGGGAAGTGAGCAGTCATACTGTGTATTGCTTGCGGATCCAAAATCGGAAGTTGGAAAAGAAAGAATGAAAATTATGACGGAAACGAACGATGGATTTGTTCTTTCTGAGAAAGACTTAGAACTTCGTGGTCCTGGTGACTTTTTTGGAAAGAAACAAAGCGGTCTTCCTGATTTTAAGGTAGCTGATATGGTACACGATTATAGAGCACTTGAAACAGCTCGTGATGATGCAACAAGGATTGTTAACAGTGAACAACTTTGGAAAGATAAGGAATTCACTCCGTTGTTAATGCATCTTGAAGAAACAGGTGCTTTAACAACAGAAAAGCTAGATTAATAGAATAAAGCTAGAGCTGTTCAAGACGGACAGCTCTTTTCTTCACGGAAAAAAGGTTGCAAAGCCTATCATTTGATTATATACTGCTATTAGTACCTAGTATTAAAAAGCGGATGGTGGAGCATGAGATTAAATAAAAAGGAACGGAAAAAGCAGTTACAAGAAACAATTGATCAAAACCCGTTTGTAACGGATGAAGAGTTAGCTGAACGTTTCTCTGTTAGCGTACAAACCATTCGGTTAGATCGCTTGGAATTGTCGATTCCTGAACTTCGTGAACGTATTCGGCATGTTGCCTCAACACAGCTAGAAAATAAAGTCCGTTCTTTACCAATTGAAGAGGTTATTGGTGAAGTAATTGACTTAAATCTTGATCAATCAGCAATTTCTATTTTTGATGTAAAAGAAGAACACGTTTTTAAGCGTAATCATATTGCACGTGGCCATCACCTTTTTGCACAGGCCAATTCACTTGCTGTTGCTGTTATCAATGATGAACTGGCGTTGACGGCTAATTCATCCATTCAGTTCCATCAGCCTGTTAAGCTAGCGGAACGTGTTGTAGCAAAAGCAAAAGTGAAAGAAAAAAGTGCAAAAAAGGAACGAACAACTGTTGAAGTATTAAGCTATGTTGGACAAACGCTAGTATTTTCCGGCCTATTTGAGATGTATCATTCAAATAGAGCAGGAGAGGGGGATCACAATGAAAATCACAATTGATGCTATGGGCGGTGATCATGCCCCAAAAGCGATAATTGAAGGGGCAGAGCGAGCGATTGCTCATTTCCCTGATTTACATATCATGTTAGTTGGGGATGAAAACCTTATTCATCCACATTTGAAAAATAAAGAACGAATTACAGTCTTACATACGGAAGAAGTTATTGAAGCAACGGACGAACCTGTTCGAGCAGTACGTCGTAAGAAAAAAGCTTCAATGGTGCTCGCTGCTCAACAAATTGCGGACGGAGAAGCAGATGCTTGTATTTCAGCAGGAAATACAGGTGCTCTTATGGCAGCAGGTTTGTTTATTATCGGGCGAATTCAAGGGATTGAACGTCCTGCTTTAGCTCCAACACTACCGACTCGTACAGGAAATGGATTTTTACTATTAGATGCAGGCGCAAATCCAGATGCAAAGCCAAATCATCTTCTTCAATATGCTATTATGGGAAGCATTTATGCTAAAAGTGTATTTGGTATTGAGTCTCCTCGCGTTGGGCTGTTAAATGTAGGAACAGAGGAGAAAAAAGGGAGCGACTTAACAAAGCAAGCATTTCCACTTCTTCAAGGTGCCGATATTAACTTCATTGGAAACATTGAGGGAAGAGACTTATTAGAAGGTGTTGCAGATGTTGTTGTAACAGATGGTTTTACAGGAAACATTGCGTTAAAATCAATTGAAGGAACAGCGCTTTCTATATTTTCAATGCTGAAAGAGACGCTAACAAGTTCATTTAAAAGTAAGGTCGCAGCAGGGATTCTAAAGCCGCAATTAAAAAAGCTTAAAACGCAAATGGACTATACGGAGTATGGTGGAGCCGGTCTTTTTGGACTTAAGGCACCTGTTATTAAAGCTCACGGTTCTTCAGACGATAATGCTATTTTTAATGCTGTGAGACAAGCGGTATTAATGGTAGAACAAAGCGTGCCTAAAACAATTGCTGAGCAAATCGCTGCCCAGAATAAAAAACAAGAACAAACCATAGAAAGTGAAAGGAAGGAATAAGCATGAGCAAAATTGCATTTGTTTTTCCAGGACAAGGCTCACAAGCTGTTGGGATGTTAAAAGATGTATACGCGGCATCAGAAGACGCGAAAAAGATGATTGATGAAGGAAATGAGGCGCTTGGCTTCTCACTATCAAACTTAATGTTTGAAGGACCAGCAGAAGACCTAACGTTAACATATCATGCACAGCCTGCTTTATTAACAGCAAGCGCAGTGCTTTTAAATGAATTAACAAAAGAAGGAATCAAGCCAGACTATGTAGCAGGACATAGTCTAGGAGAATACAGTGCCCTTGTTGCAGCAGGCTCTATTTCGTACATTGACGGAGTAAAAACGGTTCATACACGTGGTCAATTGATGAATAAAGCAGTTCCAGCTGGTGAAGGAACAATGGCAGCTGTGCTTGGTCTTGATGCAGAAGAACTTGAAAAAGTAACAGCTGAGATTAGCGAGAATGGTGATGTTGTACAACTTGCAAATATTAACTGTCCAGGACAAATTGTTATTTCAGGTACTGTTGCAGGAGTTGAAAAAGCAGGAGCACTCGCAAAAGAACGCGGAGCAAAACGTGTATTGCCTCTTAACGTAAGCGGTCCATTCCATTCTGCTCTTATGAAGCCAGCAGCAGAAGAATTTCAAAATGTGTTAGCTAACATTACAATTTCAAATGCGAGCGTTCCTATTGTAGCAAATGTAACAGCAGAACCAATGACAGAGGCAAAAGAAATTAGCGAGCGTCTAGTTGAACAGCTTTATTCACCTGTTCGCTTCCATGAATCAGTTGAAAGAATGCTGAATGACGGTGTTGATACATTTATTGAAATTGGGGCAGGAAAAGTACTGTCTGGATTAGTGAAAAAAGTGAATCGTCGTGCAACCGTTCATGCGGTATACGATATGGAATCATTACAAAAAACAGTTCAATCTTTGAAAGATGGTGAATGAGGATGTTAAAAGATAAAGTAGCTCTTATTACGGGTGGCTCTCGCGGTATTGGTCGTGCAACAGCGCTTGAACTTGCTTCATTAGGAGCAAAAGTTGCTGTAAACTATGCAGGAAGCGAAGGAAAAGCTCAAGAAGTAGTTGAAGAAATCAAAGCTATGGGTGGCGAAGCTATCAAAATCAAAGCAGACGTAGCTAACAGCGAAGAAGTTCAAGCTATGATCAAAGAAGTGATTGGAACATTTGGTTCTTTAGATATTCTTGTGAACAATGCGGGCATTACACGTGATAATTTATTAATGAGGATGAAAGAAGATGAATGGGATAGCGTAATTGCGACAAACTTAAAAGGAGTATTTCTATGCACAAAAGCTGTTTCTCGCCAGATGATGAAGCAGCGCAGCGGTCGCATTATTAATATTTCTTCTATTGTAGGTGTAAGCGGAAATGCTGGACAAGCAAACTACGTAGCTGCAAAGGCAGGCGTAATCGGATTAACAAAAACGAGTGCGCAGGAATTAGCAGCTCGAGGAATTACGGTTAACGCTGTTGCACCAGGCTTTATTGCAACAGATATGACAGACGAGCTTTCTGAAGAGGTGAAGAACGGTATTCTATCACAAGTACCACTTGCAAAGTTTGGCGAAGTTGCAGATGTTGCCAAAGTTGTTGCATTCCTAGCATCAGAAGGAAGTAAATATATGACAGGCCAAACGCTCCATGTTGATGGCGGAATGGTAATGTAAAAGAGCTTTTGAATTTTCTTTCTGAAGTTCTAGTAATTTGTTGAGGAATCCACTATAATGACTTGAGGGGAGGTGATAGTATGTCAGACGTATTAGAGCGCGTAACGAGTATCATCGTTGATCGCCTTGGCGTAAAGGAAGAGGAAGTGAAACTTGAGGCTTCTTTCAAAGAGGACCTTGGCGCTGATTCCCTTGACGTAGTTGAACTAGTTATGGAACTTGAAGATGAGTTCGAATTAGAAATTTCAGATGAAGATGCTGAGAAAATTGCGACAGTTGGTGACGCTGTTACTTACATACAGAACAAGCAATAAGCTGTCCTTACTTTTAGAAGAGTCCCGTTTATATAACGGGGCTTTCTCTACTTTTATCGAACATCTTCTCCATCATACCTTTAAGTTTTTGATTCACTGCGAAAATTTAAAGATGTGAAAGGGCTTCAGTACAATTGGAGACAACTTATTATGACGAAAACCTCCCTTTCTGGAGAAAGAGATGGAAAATTGAAAACGGAAGAAACCATTGGAGGTATTTATGGCAAGACATCGTTATTACCCTAAAAATCAAAAATTACAAGAAAAAATTAAAAAACAGTTTCAGGAACTTCAAGAGAAAATGGGTATTTTATTTGACAACGAAAAGCTGTTAACACAAGCATTTACTCATTCTTCATATGTAAATGAACATCGCAAAAAACCGTATGAAGATAATGAACGTTTGGAGTTTTTAGGTGATGCTGTTCTTGAGCTGACAGTATCAAAATTTTTATTTAACAAATATCCAGCAATGAGCGAAGGGGAACTTACGAAGCTTCGTGCTGCTGTTGTATGTGAACCATCTCTTGTTAAGTTTGCAAACGAGCTTGAGTTTGGCAATTACGTTTTGCTTGGAAAAGGTGAAGAGATGACAGGCGGACGCCAAAGACCTGCTCTTTTAGCCGACGTGTTTGAAGCATTTATCGGTGCTCTTTATCTTGATCAAGGTCTTGAGGTGGTCGAAAAATTGCTAGCACAAACTGTGTTTCCTAAAATTGACGATGGTAATTTTACGTATGCAATGGATTTTAAAAGTCAGCTGCAGGAGCTTGTTCAGCGCGACAGTCAAGGGCTTTTACAATATCAAATTCTTCAAGAAAAAGGCCCAGCACATAACCGTGAGTTTATTTCACGAGTGCTTCTAAACGGATCAGAGCTTGGTACTGGTATTGGCAGGTCAAAAAAAGAAGCAGAGCAAAAAGCTGCACAAGTAGCTATTACTGCTTTAACACTTTTGAAAGAACAATAAATCTATGATATACAACTTTAACAAAAGTAAGGAGGAAGTAAGATGTTCCTCAAACGACTAGACGTGGCGGGATTTAAGTCTTTTGCCGACAAAATTTCCGTTGATTTTGTTCAAGGAATGACAGCTGTAGTCGGACCGAATGGAAGCGGAAAAAGCAATATCACAGATAGCATTAGATGGGTGCTTGGAGAACAATCTGCCCGCTCTTTGCGCGGTGCAAAGATGGAAGATGTTATTTTTGCTGGCAGTGATACGAGAAAAGCATTAAACGTAGCGGAAGTAACGTTAACGCTTGAGAACAGCGAACAGTTTCTTCCTATTGATTATCACGAGGTAAGCATTACAAGACGTGTCTTTCGCTCAGGAGAAAGTGAATTCTTTATTAATAATCAGCATTGTCGTTTAAAAGACATTATTGATTTATTTATGGACTCCGGTCTAGGGCGGGAATCATTTTCTATCATCGGCCAAGGGCGCGTTGAGGAAGTGCTCAGCTCAAAATCTGATGAACGAAGAAAGATTTTTGAGGAAGCAGCAGGTGTTTTAAAGTATAAGCTACGTAAGAAGAAAGCAGAGCTTAAGCTTGTTGAAACGCAGGATAATTTAAACCGTGTGAGTGACATTTTATATGAGATTGAGTCAGGACTTGAACCTTTAAAAATACAAGCTTCTATGGCGAAAGACTATTTAGAGAAAAAGGCAGAGCTGAAAAATTACGATATCTCTTTGACTGTTTATGAAATTGAAGAACTTCATAAAAAATGGGAGAAATTAAAGCTTGAACACGATCATCATAAACAACTTTCTAGAACGTTAAGTGAGTCTATTACTAAGAAAGAAAGTCATATCGATGAAGCTCAGAAAAATATGAATGTGCTAGAGCAATCCCTAGAAGAGTTGCAAACGGTTTTATTAAACGTTAGTGAAGAGCTTGAGAAAATTCAAGGGCGGAAGCAAGTGCTGATTGAAAGAAAGAAACATGCTTCGAAAACGCAAGACGAGCTTGAGGAAAGTACAGAACACCTTGAGGAACAAGTAGCTTTCTTAGCTAAAAGTAAAGAGGAAGCATCAGAACTTCTAAAAACATATGAACAAAATGTTCATAGATTAAAAAAAGAGCTTTCAGAAAAGCAGGCTCTTTTTGAAAGTTATAGTGAAGATCTGGATGAAAAGCTCGAAAATTTAAAAAGTGACTATTTCGAAAAAGCACAGCAAGAAACGGCACTTCGCAATGAACGTCAATTTTTATTGAAACAAATCGAGCAAAATAGTGAAAGACAAAATCGTTTAAAAGAAGCGAACAAAGAGCTATTTAGCGAACATCAGAAACTTGAAGGAGAACATAAAAGTCTTGATGGAGAAGTTTCTACTGCGAAAGAGGAATTTGATCAAGCAGTTAATGAAAACCTAACATTAAAACGAGATGTTGAAGCTTTAACAGAAAAATATAGAAAAAAAGAATCGCTTCTATATCAAGCATATCAATATGTTGAACAAACAAAGTCAAAGCGCAGCATGATGGAAGATATGCAAGATGGATATACAGGCTATTTTCAAGGTGTAAAAGAAGTGTTAAAAGCTCGCGAAAGCGCCTTAACAGGAATTGAAGGGGCTGTGGCAGAGCTTATTACAGTTCCAAAAGAGGTAGAAACAGCGCTTGAAACAGCGCTTGGCGGGGCAATGCAGCATATAGTTGTTTCAGCAGAGGAACAAGCAAGAAAAGCGATTGCTTATTTAAAGAAGCGAGGTAGCGGTCGTGCCACATTTTTACCTCTTTCTACGATTAAAGGCAAAAGTATTCCTCATTCTGCTATTGAAACTATGCAAGGATCTCCTTCTTTCGTTGGAGTAGCCCGTGATCTTATTTCATATGAGCAAAAGTATGAAAACATTGTTTCAAACTTGCTTGGGACCGTCATTGTGACCAAAGATTTACGAGGAGCTAATGAGCTTGCTCGTCTTGTTTCACATCGCTATCGATTTGTAACATTAGAAGGAGACGTTGTAAATCCGGGGGGATCAATGAGCGGGGGAGCTTCTAAGAAAAACAGCTCATCTCTTATAGTGAGAAAGCGTGAGCTAGAAGACCTTGTTGCAAAGCTTGCTGAAATGGAAGAAAAAACAGGATTGCTTGAAGCAGAGGTTAAGGAACTTAAAACCTCACTTGCTCAGGCTGAAAAACAGTCCTTTGCACAAGGAGAGAAAGTTCAAACATTAAAAGAAAAGTACGAAGCTTTAAATGCCAAAATGAGCGAGCTTCTGTTAACTGAAAAAAATACAAAACGACGTCTTGAAATGTACAATAGTGACATGACACCGCTTTTTGAAGAGCAAGAACGCTTTAAGCAACGAGAAGCAGAGTTAAGGGAATCATTACAAGCTTCTCAGGAGGACATGAAGCATCTTGATGAAGAAATTCAGCT from Priestia filamentosa encodes the following:
- the sdaAB gene encoding L-serine ammonia-lyase, iron-sulfur-dependent subunit beta, with translation MRFKSVFDIIGPVMIGPSSSHTAGAARIGRVARTIFGVQPESVIISLYGSFAETYKGHGTDVALVGGLLDFDTSDTRIPLSLNLAKAAKMDVMFIEEEAISDHPNTARLQLKAGEKEMEIVGISIGGGTIQIVELNGFKLNLSGMNPAILVVHNDRYGSIAGVTNLLTKYHVNIGHMEVSRKEKGKVALMAIETDENISDEVIEEIKGLPNVLQVTRMMD
- the sdaAA gene encoding L-serine ammonia-lyase, iron-sulfur-dependent, subunit alpha, which translates into the protein MFRNVAELVELAETQGKKISHIMLEQECEVTGLTKEEILEKMSRNLTVMEEAVERGLNGVQSVTGLTGGDAVLLQKYIKTGKSLAGDLLLDAVSKAVATNEVNAAMGTICATPTAGSAGVVPGTLFAVQNKLHPSREEMVEFLLTAGAFGFVVANNASISGAAGGCQAEVGSASGMAAAAIVEMAGGTPQQSAEAMAITLKNMLGLVCDPVAGLVEVPCVKRNAMGASNAMVAADMALAGITSRIPCDEVIEAMFKIGQTMPVALKETAQGGLAATPTGRKLQEKIFGSSLTKSE
- the recG gene encoding ATP-dependent DNA helicase RecG — protein: MNKLQQLSITALKGIGAETNASLNSLGILSVGDLIEYFPYRYEDYRLRDLAEVKHEETVTVEGIVHGPPNVMFYGKKKSRLTFRMLVGRYAVNVTAFNRGFLKNKLQLNETVTVTGKWDKNRQTISLKELKVGPFKAQQEIEPVYSVKGNLTVKALRRFVRQALSEYGEEVAELLPKSLLDKYRLLEREEALKVIHLPKTHEELKYARRRFVYEEFLLFQLKMQVLRKREREGTKGMSQHIQAKDIVEFTKQLPFPLTGAQKRVVNEIFADMKSPYRMNRLLQGDVGSGKTVVAAIALFGTVKAGHQGALMVPTEILAEQHVSSLKDLLGRVGITVELLTSSVKGKRRRELLEKVESGEVDVLVGTHALIQGEVMFKKLGLVITDEQHRFGVNQRRTLREKGEFPDVLFMTATPIPRTLAITAFGEMDVSVIDEMPAGRKAIETYWVKHDMLERILQFVQKELVKGRQAYVICPLIEESEKLDVQNAIDVHATLQQYFGDKWNVGLMHGKLHPDEKDEVMREFSENKTQILVSTTVVEVGVNVPNATMMVIYDAERFGLSQLHQLRGRVGRGSEQSYCVLLADPKSEVGKERMKIMTETNDGFVLSEKDLELRGPGDFFGKKQSGLPDFKVADMVHDYRALETARDDATRIVNSEQLWKDKEFTPLLMHLEETGALTTEKLD
- the fapR gene encoding transcription factor FapR, giving the protein MRLNKKERKKQLQETIDQNPFVTDEELAERFSVSVQTIRLDRLELSIPELRERIRHVASTQLENKVRSLPIEEVIGEVIDLNLDQSAISIFDVKEEHVFKRNHIARGHHLFAQANSLAVAVINDELALTANSSIQFHQPVKLAERVVAKAKVKEKSAKKERTTVEVLSYVGQTLVFSGLFEMYHSNRAGEGDHNENHN
- the plsX gene encoding phosphate acyltransferase PlsX gives rise to the protein MKITIDAMGGDHAPKAIIEGAERAIAHFPDLHIMLVGDENLIHPHLKNKERITVLHTEEVIEATDEPVRAVRRKKKASMVLAAQQIADGEADACISAGNTGALMAAGLFIIGRIQGIERPALAPTLPTRTGNGFLLLDAGANPDAKPNHLLQYAIMGSIYAKSVFGIESPRVGLLNVGTEEKKGSDLTKQAFPLLQGADINFIGNIEGRDLLEGVADVVVTDGFTGNIALKSIEGTALSIFSMLKETLTSSFKSKVAAGILKPQLKKLKTQMDYTEYGGAGLFGLKAPVIKAHGSSDDNAIFNAVRQAVLMVEQSVPKTIAEQIAAQNKKQEQTIESERKE
- the fabD gene encoding ACP S-malonyltransferase, giving the protein MSKIAFVFPGQGSQAVGMLKDVYAASEDAKKMIDEGNEALGFSLSNLMFEGPAEDLTLTYHAQPALLTASAVLLNELTKEGIKPDYVAGHSLGEYSALVAAGSISYIDGVKTVHTRGQLMNKAVPAGEGTMAAVLGLDAEELEKVTAEISENGDVVQLANINCPGQIVISGTVAGVEKAGALAKERGAKRVLPLNVSGPFHSALMKPAAEEFQNVLANITISNASVPIVANVTAEPMTEAKEISERLVEQLYSPVRFHESVERMLNDGVDTFIEIGAGKVLSGLVKKVNRRATVHAVYDMESLQKTVQSLKDGE
- the fabG gene encoding 3-oxoacyl-[acyl-carrier-protein] reductase; the encoded protein is MLKDKVALITGGSRGIGRATALELASLGAKVAVNYAGSEGKAQEVVEEIKAMGGEAIKIKADVANSEEVQAMIKEVIGTFGSLDILVNNAGITRDNLLMRMKEDEWDSVIATNLKGVFLCTKAVSRQMMKQRSGRIINISSIVGVSGNAGQANYVAAKAGVIGLTKTSAQELAARGITVNAVAPGFIATDMTDELSEEVKNGILSQVPLAKFGEVADVAKVVAFLASEGSKYMTGQTLHVDGGMVM
- the acpP gene encoding acyl carrier protein — encoded protein: MSDVLERVTSIIVDRLGVKEEEVKLEASFKEDLGADSLDVVELVMELEDEFELEISDEDAEKIATVGDAVTYIQNKQ
- the rnc gene encoding ribonuclease III, which encodes MARHRYYPKNQKLQEKIKKQFQELQEKMGILFDNEKLLTQAFTHSSYVNEHRKKPYEDNERLEFLGDAVLELTVSKFLFNKYPAMSEGELTKLRAAVVCEPSLVKFANELEFGNYVLLGKGEEMTGGRQRPALLADVFEAFIGALYLDQGLEVVEKLLAQTVFPKIDDGNFTYAMDFKSQLQELVQRDSQGLLQYQILQEKGPAHNREFISRVLLNGSELGTGIGRSKKEAEQKAAQVAITALTLLKEQ
- the smc gene encoding chromosome segregation protein SMC, with protein sequence MFLKRLDVAGFKSFADKISVDFVQGMTAVVGPNGSGKSNITDSIRWVLGEQSARSLRGAKMEDVIFAGSDTRKALNVAEVTLTLENSEQFLPIDYHEVSITRRVFRSGESEFFINNQHCRLKDIIDLFMDSGLGRESFSIIGQGRVEEVLSSKSDERRKIFEEAAGVLKYKLRKKKAELKLVETQDNLNRVSDILYEIESGLEPLKIQASMAKDYLEKKAELKNYDISLTVYEIEELHKKWEKLKLEHDHHKQLSRTLSESITKKESHIDEAQKNMNVLEQSLEELQTVLLNVSEELEKIQGRKQVLIERKKHASKTQDELEESTEHLEEQVAFLAKSKEEASELLKTYEQNVHRLKKELSEKQALFESYSEDLDEKLENLKSDYFEKAQQETALRNERQFLLKQIEQNSERQNRLKEANKELFSEHQKLEGEHKSLDGEVSTAKEEFDQAVNENLTLKRDVEALTEKYRKKESLLYQAYQYVEQTKSKRSMMEDMQDGYTGYFQGVKEVLKARESALTGIEGAVAELITVPKEVETALETALGGAMQHIVVSAEEQARKAIAYLKKRGSGRATFLPLSTIKGKSIPHSAIETMQGSPSFVGVARDLISYEQKYENIVSNLLGTVIVTKDLRGANELARLVSHRYRFVTLEGDVVNPGGSMSGGASKKNSSSLIVRKRELEDLVAKLAEMEEKTGLLEAEVKELKTSLAQAEKQSFAQGEKVQTLKEKYEALNAKMSELLLTEKNTKRRLEMYNSDMTPLFEEQERFKQREAELRESLQASQEDMKHLDEEIQLVTEQKNSEKSSKETVQGELTNLKIALAEASERLVYQREKVERAEQDLYSSSTALSKQKDQLSFLKEQMKEGFTSQHDLEDTLLARTNDKEETAKLISERRKQRTELQEELETFIAEQKELKRQQEQMMEALKDEEVQINRFDVELDQYLNMLREEYMLSFEAAKQQYPLTLSPEETRKKIRLIKLALDELGTVNIGAIEEYERVSERYTFLSEQKEDLVEAKDTLHQLIEEMDTEMKKRFSETFTSVREHFKEVFTKLFGGGRADLKLTDQEDLLNTGIDIVAQPPGKKLQNLALLSGGERSLTAIALLFAILKVRPVPFCVLDEVEAALDEANVQRFAKFIKTFSEKTQFIVITHRKGTMEEADVLYGVTMQESGVSKLVSVKLEEEKQYV